In the genome of Colletotrichum lupini chromosome 8, complete sequence, one region contains:
- a CDS encoding Hst3 protein: MSSLGLDSRLATTSNEHGNFVLRPTPPTSRLDEQVLVPRTLVWHLRPTASAPLPTPSITASPETTIPKKTAQLSTTRHYTSEALDIWTSQQANLYSRYPKFKSFYLSRRIYVGGVWRPSRIIDAFSMPTTQVTPTEDVLLQGIADSLFKARKVVVITGAGISTNSGIPDFRSENGLYSLIQAQFDAANRVDVVEPRSFGPADAGREEREPPAKRRRLSFEDSGICLSDDSQNSTQVQGSNHASASQGSDSNTARFTGPITRARSRESTVDARSTSTDDAPVSGGRSTLSGSSRKSARAQSSPPDESPRKDLAASRHLGSVEAHQKPSDRAARSYLRRRGRSASPCAQRANAYQASSAEMRKRSLLTSTIASVQGSGSIEAASSTSIPTLPRATFSKDSEQLEERNTIHVTPKTSRFFFSSSPLSSPPSAFPQTPSFLRDASRFTRSTLRQQPMGFSSSPLSSPPPVLFDPFEEPSSSTSRQTSSAASSTASSETDETLPSSQPSKSTLPNIKGRDLFDASIWADPLRTSVFYTFATTLREKVKDVVPTESHHFIGHLRNRGKLVRCYTQNIDQIEEKVGLSTSLQDGPGHRGRFSRKSVGAVLATAATGGSAESISATSETSDSKDLEEPKVPDGVGVADSPEVTPSAEPQVQQPADKKSNGVECVFLHGSLESLRCFLCGKICDWDEADRSHETLSGRQPECPYCAGATAARQERGKRALGVGKLRPDIVLYGEEHPNAHLISPIVTHDLGLSPDLLLILGTSLKVHGLKILVREFAKTIHSRGGKVVFVNFTKPPESSWGDIIDYWVQWDCDAWVANLKERVPLLWLPPGTKLPKKKKESSEKTKKRQSSTEEKPKVDAAKPSAKPQGKPSTDSAPGLPAELSHDSRSVTTTRPEKACKAPKLDKVVKTELLTMPLEVAAPPKSTPQRPMAVRDDRTSAAWVTWKVMAELRRIVGSMTPTTSTSPTALRVEKPKMRRSRKSAPAALSRPAPVLSDQTEKSLELRPMMAQVGQETGQTEVAQNEGTGAQVAMSDAVESSIFAAVKLNPRMRKRKTIDGEEIFVPGMPRPVAAKALPQPTPRKIKASHAKERPVIVSPKILSDIQRPSMDSLRLPPLQTTKAPAATPSKPQPLEPLSSPAGPLSAISSNTQTRVDTRMANPFFLSDPLLLRLIQAPEWTPPQSHGFKPTKAERKPNKDADAAMALQDLKQG; encoded by the exons ATGTCAAGCTTGGGCCTCGACAGTCGCCTCGCCACAACCTCGAA TGAACACGGCAACTTCGTTCTTCGACCTACGCCGCCGACATCGAGACTCGACGAGCAGGTCCTGGTACCGCGAACCCTGGTCTGGCACCTCCGGCCCACCGCGTCTGCACCGCTACCAACCCCTTCCATCACCGCGTCGCCAGAGACTACGATCCCAAAGAAGACTGCACAGCTGTCCACCAC ACGCCACTATACGTCTGAGGCGCTAGACATCTGGACTTCACAGCAAGCGAATCTCTACAGCCGGTATCCGAAATTCAAGTCGTTCTATCTCTCGCGCCGAATATATGTCGGCGGGGTCTGGCGCCCGAGTCGCATTATT GACGCCTTCAGTATGCCTACCACCCAGGTCACCCCGACAGAGGATGTTCTTCTGCAAGGGATCGCCGACTCTCTTTTCAAAGCACGAAAGGTTGTGGTCATTACTGGCGCAGGCATCAGTACCAATTCGGGCATTCCT GACTTCCGAAGCGAAAATGGGCTTTACTCCCTGATTCAAGCCCAGTTCGATGCCGCGAATCGTGTGGACGTGGTCGAGCCGAGGAGTTTTGGACCAGCTGATGCCGGTCGCGAGGAACGGGAACCGCCTGCGAAACGGAGGAGACTTTCGTTCGAGGATTCCGGTATTTGCCTAAGCGACGACTCGCAAAACTCAACCCAAGTTCAGGGAAGCAATCATGCATCCGCTTCGCAGGGCTCCGACTCAAATACGGCGAGGTTTACTGGGCCCATCACTAGGGCTAGGTCGAGGGAATCAACCGTCGATGCTAGGAGTACTAGTACCGATGATGCACCCGTTTCGGGTGGCAGGTCTACCTTAAGCGGATCTTCAAGGAAGAGCGCAAGAGCTCAGTCTTCGCCCCCAGACGAAAGCCCTAGGAAAGACCTGGCCGCCAGCAGACACCTAGGCTCGGTGGAAGCACACCAAAAGCCCAGCGACAGAGCTGCCCGCAGCTATCTTCGGAGGAGGGGACGATCTGCAAGCCCGTGTGCCCAGCGAGCCAACGCTTATCAGGCGAGCTCTGCTGAGATGCGCAAGAGGTCTCTGTTGACTTCTACCATTGCCTCCGTGCAGGGTTCGGGGAGCATCGAAGCCGCCAGTTCGACTTCAATTCCGACTCTGCCGAGGGCGACGTTCTCCAAGGATAGCGAGCAGCTGGAGGAGAGGAATACGATTCACGTTACGCCAAAAACCTCGAGGTTCTTCTTTAGCTCCTCGCCTCTGTCATCGCCACCTAGTGCATTTCCGCAAACGCCTAGTTTCTTAAGAGACGCGAGCCGCTTCACACGATCAACTCTACGACAGCAACCAATGGGTTTCAGTTCCTCGCCATTGTCGTCGCCTCCGCCAGTTTTGTTCGACCCCTTTGAAGAGCCTTCATCGTCAACTAGTCGGCAGACATCGAGTGCGGCTAGCAGCACCGCATCTTCTGAAACCGATGAAACGCTTCCGTCCTCACAGCCTAGCAAGTCGACTTTGCCCAACATCAAGGGCAGGGATCTATTTGATGCCTCTATATGGGCGGATCCCTTGAGGACATCAGTATTTTACACGTTCGCTACGACGCTTCGAGAGAAGGTGAAAGATGTCGTGCCAACGGAATCTCATCACTTTATTGGGCATTTACGCAATCGGGGGAAATTGGTCCGATGCTATACGCAAAACATCGACCAGATTGAGGAGAAGGTTGGGCTCTCCACCTCGCTCCAGGACGGACCGGGGCATCGGGGTCGCTTCTCGAGGAAATCTGTCGGGGCTGTCTTGGCTACGGCGGCAACTGGAGGCTCCGCAGAGTCTATCTCCGCAACATCAGAAACGAGTGATTCGAAAGATTTGGAGGAACCAAAAGTGCCCGATGGGGTCGGAGTCGCGGATTCGCCTGAAGTGACTCCGTCGGCCGAGCCACAGGTCCAGCAACCGGCTGACAAGAAGTCCAATGGCGTGGAATGTGTTTTCTTGCACGGGTCACTAGAGTCTCTTCGGTGTTTTCTCTGCGGGAAGATTTGCGACTGGGATGAAGCCGACAGATCACACGAGACACTCTCTGGGCGACAGCCCGAGTGCCCGTATTGTGCCGGAGCAACGGCGGCACGGCAAGAGAGGGGCAAGAGAGCGTTAGGCGTGGGCAAGCTGAGACCAGATATCGTCCTCTACGGCGAAGAGCACCCGAACGCCCACCTCATTTCACCAATCGTCACCCATGACTTGGGATTGTCCCCGGATCTGCTTCTCATTCTCGGCACGTCATTGAAAGTCCATGGCCTGAAGATCCTTGTCAGGGAGTTCGCCAAGACCATTCACAGCAGGGGCGGCAAAGTCGTCTTTGTCAACTTTACGAAGCCTCCGGAGAGTTCGTGGGGGGATATCATCGACTACTGGGTACAGTGGGACTGCGATGCATGGGTTGCCAACCTGAAGGAGAGAGTGCCCTTGCTTTGGCTGCCGCCCGGCACCAAATTaccaaagaaaaagaaggagAGCAGTGAAAAGACGAAGAAACGTCAGAGCTCTACAGAAGAGAAGCCGAAGGTGGATGCTGCGAAACCATCAGCAAAGCCACAAGGGAAACCGTCTACCGATTCAGCCCCAGGTTTGCCGGCAGAGTTGTCGCACGACTCTCGATCAGTGACGACAACGAGGCCAGAGAAGGCTTGCAAAGCTCCGAAGCTTGACAAGGTAGTGAAGACCGAGCTTCTCACGATGCCGCTGGAGGTTGCTGCTCCTCCCAAATCTACACCCCAGAGGCCAATGGCAGTCCGTGATGACAGAACGAGCGCTGCTTGGGTGACATGGAAGGTGATGGCTGAACTTCGCCGCATCGTCGGCAGCATGACTCCGACGACATCAACATCCCCTACGGCCTTACGTGTCGAAAAGCCAAAGATGAGGAGATCGAGAAAGTCAGCACCAGCTGCTCTGTCACGACCGGCTCCTGTTCTTTCAGACCAAACAGAAAAGAGCCTCGAGCTAAGACCAATGATGGCACAGGTCGGGCAGGAGACTGGCCAGACAGAGGTGGCTCAAAACGAGGGTACCGGTGCGCAAGTGGCCATGTCGGACGCAGTGGAAAGCTCAATCTTTGCCGCTGTCAAACTCAATCCTCGAATGCGGAAGCGAAAGACGATTGATGGCGAGGAGATTTTCGTGCCCGGTATGCCACGGCCAGTCGCTGCCAAAGCACTCCCACAACCGACTCCACGCAAGATCAAGGCATCACACGCCAAAGAGAGGCCGGTCATTGTGTCGCCCAAGATTCTCTCCGACATCCAGCGTCCATCCATGGACTCGCTCAGGTTGCCACCACTTCAGACAACCAAGGCGCCCGCCGCCACGCCGTCGAAGCCTCAACCATTGGAGCCTCTTAGCTCCCCTGCAGGTCCCCTGTCAGCCATCTCGTCCAACACGCAGACCCGGGTCGACACACGCATGGCGAACCCTTTCTTTCTGTCAGATCCCCTCTTGTTACGACTCATCCAGGCCCCGGAATGGACCCCTCCTCAAAGCCATGGTTTCAAGCCCACCAAGGCCGAAAGAAAACCCAACAAGGATGCAGACGCCGCTATGGCGTTGCAGGATCTCAAGCAAGGATAA
- a CDS encoding melibiase, whose translation MRKPSACAACRARRRKCQTREGLIDCVYCNERGIKCDQRPPEGGYDEQRENQRKERLVEERNLSVHQQSSHSAAAESASSASQSGGWCTRCETTSHAAAALPSLPVRLDLVRLYFDYIHDQFHSLFHRPSFIEDALGDRVHPSILFGICALSARFSTDPEFADVDPRDRSHAYIRAAEALLNLRDVSLPTIQLCVLIGAALTANGDGESENIYYGVACRMAQLLDLPGRPATSLLEREINIRGMIEPPIPIWSLCMIDVWSSTAVKLPKLLPARSDIPLPMDDLPFLSLSRSGPGVTGTASAAQSSQLLSQMVRLNRILLDVNDFNQRCVADNPTWDVLEQGVESLSIRMEDWLAALPANMRDTPENFAWFAARGQGRTFAAVYLGYYHFGQLLYYQFLYGAATTTAINPTASASVARRDSYAKRCKEHAARLCDMVYRAQTTAGSDVRYTMTAHVLVIASTVQIHTLLFSGDEADISVARRRLERNFELLMQLRCYWPTTDRAISRLRAFHQTARTSIDTSFVLDRWMLRFLVEFAEPMEEKERGDGEAMESLWMDGPPVRGKATPEAAHLRDRVAGYVLASDDVSSPAGDFRPIGVQAGWLTAGTGIILAAAIATAGRVAALSNGLADTPPMGWNNWNAFACDVSEDLLLGTSERVVSLGLRDLGYNHVVLDDCWQDENGRDAKGKLQPNLVKFPNGLKYVSDHLHSQGLKYGMYSSAGEMTCARFAGSLDHEHDDAQSFASWGVDFLKYDNCYHMGRMGTPQISFNRFKVMADALNATGRPIALSLCNWGEDYVHTWGMSISNAWRMSGDIYDAFTRPDDLCSCNQASDPFCVAPGTHCSVLFIINRVATFADRGIPGGWNDLDMLEVGQGGMTDEEYKAHFALWAALKSPLMLGNDLRDMPAEALSIVNNPAIIAISQDPHGRSALRVRRDVGGDLVPDEFGVAEAQVWSGRLENGDQVVILLNAAGADIEMQSSLAEIFVADGPGGSAPQVKSKWAVHDLWADRMPTETAESLFAAESHDARAKILRDAEWYNATETPYALGLEKEDPRLFGQKIGEVEARGVLKASVPSHAAKVFRLRRIAQPGDGFKAKSHDRTQRAVKDEL comes from the exons ATGCGGAAACCCTCGGCTTGTGCTGCGTGCCG GGCCCGCAGGCGTAAGTGTCAAACTCGCGAGGGCCTCATTGACTGCGTTTACTGCAACGAGAGGGGCATCAAATGCGATCAAAGACCGCCCGAGGGAGGCTACGATGAGCAACGAGAGAATCAGCGTAAAGAACGCCTGGTAGAAGAGCGGAACCTATCCGTACATCAGCAAAGTAGTCACAGCGCAGCAGCCGAAAGTGCATCGTCTGCATCTCAAAGTGGTGGCTGGTGCACCCGTTGTGAGACCACTTCacatgccgccgccgcactGCCCAGTCTGCCGGTCCGGCTGGACCTCGTCAGACTCTACTTTGACTACATCCATGACCAGTTCCATTCCCTCTTCCATCGGCCGAGTTTCATTGAGGATGCACTCGGCGACCGAGTGCACCCCAGCATCCTTTTTGGTATCTGCGCGCTATCTGCGAG ATTCTCAACCGACCCGGAGTTTGCAGATGTTGACCCCCGAGACAGAAGCCATGCTTACATACGAGCTGCCGAGGCACTTCTAAACCTACGTGATGTATCTCTCCCAACGATACAACTCTGCGTGTTGATAGGGGCAGCATTGACTGCCAATGGCGATGGAGAATCGGAAAACATCTACTACGGCGTCGCATGCCGCATGGCGCAGCTGCTGGACCTGCCAGGAAGACCGGCTACCAGTCTCTTGGAACGAGAGATCAACATACGGGGTATGATTGAGCCTCCTATTCCCATT TGGTCGCTCTGCATGATCGACGTGTGGTCCTCCACTGCGGTGAAGTTACCCAAGCTGCTCCCGGCGAGATCCGATATCCCCTTGCCGATGGACGATCTACCGTTTCTCTCGTTGAGCCGCAGCGGACCCGGAGTAACGGGTACGGCATCGGCCGCTCAAAGCTCTCAACTCCTCTCGCAGATGGTGAGACTCAACAGGATCCTGTTGGATGTCAACGACTTTAACCAGCGTTGCGTTGCGGATAATCCTACCTGGGATGTCCTCGAGCAGGGCGTTGAGTCTCTAAGCATAAGAATGGAAGACTGGCTTGCCGCACTCCCGGCGAATATGCGTGATACCCCGGAAAACTTTGCCTGGTTTGCGGCCCGGGGCCAGGGCCGGACATTTGCGGCCGTTTACCTAGGCTACTACCACTTTGGCCAGCTCTTGTATTACCAGTTTCTCTATGGCGCGGCGACGACGACAGCCATCAACCCCACTGCCTCAGCCTCTGTCGCAAGGAGGGACTCGTACGCGAAGCGCTGCAAGGAACACGCGGCTCGGTTATGTGACATGGTCTACCGCGCCCAGACAACAGCCGGGTCGGACGTGCGGTACACGATGACGGCGCATGTACTCGTCATTGCGTCGACGGTACAGATTCACACACTCTTGTTCAGCGGGGATGAGGCGGATATCAGTGTGGCTCGGAGGCGCCTGGAGAGAAATTTCGAGTTGCTGATGCAGCTACGGTGTTACTGGCCTACTACTGACCGGGCCATCAGCCGTCTAAGAGCATTCCATCAGACGGCACGTACGAGCATCGACACGAGTTTCGTTCTGGACCGTTGGATGTTGAGGTTCCTGGTTGAGTTCGCGGAGCCAATGGAAGAAAAGGAACGCGGAGACGGGGAGGCGATGGAGTCATTGTGGATGGACGGGCCCCCGGTGAGGG GCAAAGCAACTCCCGAAGCGGCTCATCTTCGTGACAGGG TGGCGGGGTACGTCTTGGCCTCCGATGATGTCTCCTCTCCGGCCGGTGATTTTCGTCCCATCGGCGTCCAGGCCGGTTGGCTGACGG CGGGAACGGGCATCAT TCTTGCGGCCGCGATCGCAACCGCTGGACGGGTTGCCGCTCTCAGCAATGGACTGGCCGATACACCTCCGATGGGCTGG AACAACTGGAATGCCTTCGCATGCGACGTCTCCGAAGACCTCCTCCTGGGCACATCAGAGCGTGTCGTCAGCCTGGGCCTCCGTGATCTGGGCTACAATCACGTAGTACTGGATGACTGCTGGCAAGATGAGAATGGTCGCGATGCCAAGGGAAAGCTCCAGCCAAATCTCGTAAAGTTTCCTAACGGACTGAAATACGTTTCGGACCATCTTCACAGCCAGGGACTCAAATATGGCATGTACTCGAGTGCTGGCGAGATGACTTGTGCCAGATTTG CGGGCTCTCTCGATCATGAACACGACGATGCTCAGAGCTTCGCGTCATGGGGCGTCGACTTTCTCAAATACGACAATTGCTACCATATGGGCCGCATGGGAACACCGCAAATCTCCTTCAATAGGTTCAAAGTCATGGCTGATGCCCTCAACGCAACGGGCCGCCCCATCGCCCTAAGTCTCTGCAACTGGGGCGAAGACTACGTTCACACA TGGGGAATGTCCATCTCAAACGCATGGCGCATGTCAGGCGACATCTACGACGCCTTCACCCGTCCCGACGACCTCTGCAGTTGCAACCAGGCCTCGGACCCCTTCTGCGTCGCGCCAGGAACCCACTGCTCCGTCCTCTTCATCATCAACCGCGTCGCCACCTTCGCCGACCGCGGCATCCCCGGCGGCTGGAACGACCTCGACATGCTCGAGGTCGGCCAGGGCGGCATGACGGACGAGGAGTACAAGGCGCACTTCGCCCTCTGGGCCGCCCTCAAGTCGCCGCTGATGCTCGGCAACGATCTGCGGGATATGCCCGCCGAGGCGCTAAGTATTGTCAACAACCCGGCCATCATCGCCATCAGTCAGGATCCTCACGGCCGCAGCGCGTTGAGGGTGAGGAGGGATGTCGGAGGGGATCTGGTTCCGGACGAGTTTGGCGTTGCTGAAGCACAGGTCTGGAGTGGGCGGTTGGAGAACGGAGACCAGGTCGTCATCTTGCTCAACGCCGCCGGCGCGGATATTGAAATGCAGTCCTCGCTCGCGGAGATCTTCGTGGCAGATGGGCCTGGTGGCTCGGCGCCGCAGGTCAAGTCTAAATGGGCTGTTCACGATCTCTGGGCCGATAGGATGCCTACGGAGACGGCAGAGTCGTTATTCGCAGCCGAGAGCCACGACGCGCGGGCCAAGATTCTACGGGATGCCGAATGGTATAATGCTACCGAGACGCCTTATGCCCTCGGTCTGGAGAAGGAGGACCCGAGGCTGTTTGGCCAAAAGATTGGCGAAGTCGAGGCCAGAGGTGTGTTGAAGGCTTCGGTGCCCAGCCATGCGGCCAAGGTATTCCGTTTACGGAGAATCGCGCAACCTGGAGATGGCTTCAAGGCTAAGAGTCATGACCGTACGCAAAGAGCTGTGAAGGACGAACTTTGA
- a CDS encoding sugar porter family MFS transporter, with the protein MAQTKTVGAEAVPTVSHHNDNNPGEAITAMQNERQMSVRDSFRFWPKAILFSFIISLAIIMEGYDTNLMSNFYAFPAFMKRYGDQVDANGDPLVSARWQTIINNGTQAGSILGLILNGIITEWIGYKKTMIVAMVAMIGAVFIPFFSNGLPMFLAGALIQGIPWGIFQTLAVTYAADICPMSLRGYMTSWVNMCWVIGQLISSGMLRGLLQIDNQWGYRIPFAIQWVWPVPIIIGTLFAPESPWWLVRQNRLEDAREAVRKLTSPKSDIDFDLDAHIEMMRVTNQFEIEVSSGAHYWDCFRGVDLRRTEIACMVWLTQSFCGVPFMGYGTQFMINAGLSSENGFTMSLVQNCIGLIGCIIAWYIMTHIGRRTLYLAGLSAMFVILVVIGGIGIPQDAAGLPARSWAVGALIIVMLFSFQLSVGPSCYTLVAEMPSTRLRVKTVALSRAFYNCGGFIVNALQPKIVGKNDWNWGARGGFFWAGITVLFLTWTFFRLPEPFGLTYSEIDLLFEHRVGARHFSQEAADSLRPQLEEVANRHEKLAATVSHQEA; encoded by the exons ATGGCTCAGACAAAGACTGTGGGCGCCGAAGCGGTGCCAACCGTCAGCCACCATAATGACAACAACCCTGGTGAGGCCATCACGGCCATGCAGAACGAGCGCCAGATGAGCGTGAGGGACTCGTTTCGCTTCTGGCCTAAAGCGATTCTCTTTTCCTTCATCATCTCTCTAGCCATTATCATGGAG GGCTATGATACCAACCTCATGAGTAACTTTTACGCCTTTCCGGCTTTTATGAAGCGGTACGGCGACCAAGTCGATGCCAATGGCGACCCTCTAGTCTCGGCTCGCTGGCAAACCATCATCAACAACGGCACCCAGGCGGGCTCAATCCTTGGTCTCATCCTCAATGGCATCATCACCGAGTGGATTGGCTACAAGAAAACCATGATTGTCGCCATGGTTGCCATGATCGGGGCCGTGTTCATCCCCTTCTTCTCCAACGGTCTCCCAATGTTCTTGGCTGGAGCCTTGATTCAGGGCATCCCCTGGGGTATCTTCCAAACCCTCGCCGTCACCTACGCGGCTGATATCTGCCCCATGTCACTCAGAG GATACATGACGTCTTGGGT AAACATGTGCTGGGTCATCGGCCAGCTGATCAGCAGTGGCATGCTTCGAGGGCTTTTGCAAATCGACAATCAATGGGGATACCGCATTC CATTTGCGATCCAATGGGTCTGGCCCGTACCCATCATCATCGGCACGCTCTTCGCCCCCGAGAGCCCATGGTGGCTTGTCCGCCAAAACCGCCTCGAGGACGCGCGCGAAGCAGTCCGCAAGCTTACCTCTCCAAAGAGTGACATTGACTTTGACCTCGACGCCCACATCGAGATGATGCGTGTGACGAACCAGTTTGAGATCGAGGTCAGTTCGGGCGCTCACTACTGGGACTGCTTCCGCGGTGTCGACCTTCGCCGCACCGAAATTGCGTGCATGGTATGGCTGACGCAGTCTTTCTGCGGCGTGCCGTTCATGGGCTACGGCACGCAGTTCATGATCAACGCCGGCCTCAGTTCCGAGAATGGGTTCACGATGAGTTTGGTCCAGAACTGCATCGGTCTCATTGGTTGTATCATTGCCTGGTACATCATGACTCACATCGGCCGTCGCACTCTGTACCTGGCTGGTCTATCGGCCATGTTTGTGATTCTTGTCGTCATCGGTGGCATCGGTATTCCGCAGGACGCTGCTGGGTTACCAGCGCGGTCATGGGCCGTGGGAGCCCTCATCATCGTGATGCTCTTCTCCTTCCAGCTCAGCGTCGGTCCCTCATGCTATACCTTGGTCGCGGAGATGCCATCTACCCGTCTTCGTGTCAAGACAGTCGCCCtttctcgcgccttttacaATTGCGGAGGCTTCATCGTCAACGCGCTGCAGCCAAAGATTGTGGGCAAGAATGACTGGAACTGGGGAGCCAGAGGCGGCTTCTTCTGGGCCGGCATCACTGTGCTTTTCCTTACGTGGACCTTTTTCCGTCTTCCGGAGCCCTTTGGTCTTACATACTCGGAGATTGACTTGCTCTTTGAGCACCGTGTTGGCGCTCGTCACTTTTCGCAAGAGGCGGCTGACTCTCTACGCCCGCAGCTGGAAGAGGTCGCCAACCGTCATGAGAAACTGGCTGCTACGGTGAGCCATCAGGAGGCATAG